In Thermococcus chitonophagus, the genomic stretch GATTTTCTTCGCTGCTCTTCTCGCATCTTCCACGGTTTTTATCTCCATCCCGCTGAGCTTCTCAGCTTCAAACCTGTTTGGAGTTACCAATGTAGCCAGCGGGAGGATGTACTTGACCAGGGCATCAACGGCATCTTCCCTCAGAAGAGGAGCCCCGCTCTTGGCTATCATTACCGGATCAACGACCAATGGAAAGTCGTACTTCTCCACGGTCTTTGCGACGGCCTTTATTATCTCGGCATTGCTCAACATCCCTGTCTTTGCTGCATCAACCCCTATATCCTCAACAACCGCCCTTATCTGCTCAGCAACCACCTCAGGAGGTATATCGTGGATGGCCGTTACTGAGGTTGTATTCTGGGCGGTGACCGAGGTTATTGCAACCAGCCCGTGAACGCCGAATGCCGTGAATGTCTTCAGATCGGCCTCAATCCCCGCTCCTCCTCCGCTGTCGCTACCGGCAATTGTTAATGCAGTCTTAACGAGCCTCATCCTAACACCTCCTCCACGATTTTTCTTAACTCCTCAGTTGCTCTCTTAACATCATCGGCCCCCATAACGGCCGATATCACCGCTATTCCATCTACCCCCGTCTTCAAGACTTCACGTGCGTTCTCTCTGTTTATCCCACCGATGGCCACTACTGGAATGGAAACACTCTCAACAATTCTTCTCAGGCCCTCAAGTCCAATAACTCTCACATCACTTTTAGTTTTAGTTGGAAAAACTGAGCCAGCTCCCAGATAGTCCGCCCCTTTAGCCTCGGCATCTAGGGCCTCCTCTAGGGAATACACGGAGGCTCCAATTAGAAGACTAGGGGCAATTTCCTTGGCAACCTCAATTGGCATATCCTCAGGGCCAAGCTGAACTCCATCGGCATCTACAGCTAAGGCGACATCAATCCTGTCATCAACGAAGAATAGGGCATCGTATTCCCTCGTCAACTTCCTGAGCTCTCTCCCCATCTTGTACATCTCTCTCGTTGGAGCATCTTTTATCCTCATCTGGATAGCGGTAGCCCCGCCTTCGAGTGCCTGCCTAACTGATTCAACTTCGGGTTTAAGCCTCCTGTCCGTTATAACGTAAAGCTTGAGGTACTTCTTAAAGCTCAATCTCCCTCACCCTTGCGAGCTTTTCCACATCTTCAGGCTTCAGAAGGTAGAGCCAGTCGTAAAGCCTTACGTGGAAGCTTCCTGGGGTCTTAGCTTCCTCATAAGCTTTCTCGGCGGCAATTCCGAAAGTTGCTATGGCACTTACAGCCCCAATGAGAGGTTCAACGACTGCTATGAATGCCCCTGTAATTGCCGACACCATGCAACCCGTTCCAGTGACTCTACCAAGCATTTCGTGACCGTTGTAAACAGCGTATACCCTTTTTCCATCACTTACGTAGTCAACTTTTCCGGTTACAGCAACTACCGTTGAGAACTCCTCTGCAGCTTTAAGTGCCAGTTCCTTAGCTTTCTCCTCGTTATATTCGGCAGAATCAACCCCTCTAGTTTTGCCGTGCTCTCCGAGGAGGGCCGATATCTCACCAAAATTCCCCCTTAGAACGGTAACACCCAGCTCGAGTATCTTTAGAGCGGTTTCCGTTCTCAGCCTTGTTGCACCAGCCCCCACGGGATCTAGAACTATGGGCTTATTAAGGTCATTGGCTACTTTGGTAGCCTTAATCATCGAGTCTATCCAGAACTTGTCAAGAGTTCCTATGTTTATAACTACGGAATCTGCAATTCCAATCATCTCCTCGAGTTCTTCCTGGGCATGAGCCATTACAGGGGAAGCTCCTATGGCCAAAAGTGCATTCGCAGTTGAGTTCATGACAACGAAGTTGGTTATGTTATGAACTAAGGGCCTTTTCTTCCTTACGAGCTTTAATGCTTCCCTTATCACCTCAACCACCTCTCAAGAATGTAGTATAGAACTGCCGAGGTCACGAATACGGGAATACTTGCTCCAATTTGGTTTCCAATCGAGCTGAGCCCAGGAATGTGGACTCCCACTAAGCTCTCCATTGTTAGACCCAGGTACAATAAGAATCCCATAACCCACGCAATAATACCTGAGACCTTTACTGATTCATCGGAGAGAAGCTTATCTGCATCGTACTTCTTCTTGACTAAGAAGTAGTCCGTTATCATTATCGCGGCCAGAGGCACGAAGGCTCCACCGATTAGTAGTAGGAATGCCTCGTACTTATCTACCGGGAATATCAAGGCTAAAACTGTTCCCACGATGCCTACCAGTATGACGTGTAGCTTGGCATTCGCCCTTGGATTGACGTTCTTCCACGTTATTGAGGCCGAGTAGATGTCCATGAATGTTGTATTGAGCGTTGAAACTAGCACAATAAGCATCGCCGGTATTCCGAGGCCGTATGCAGCTATTATGCTTATGGGATCTGGCTGTTTAATTGCAACATTGCTCAAAGCCCCCAGGAAGTAACAGAACGCTGAACCTGCCAAGTGGCCTAAGTAAGTCCCCCAGGCAGCATCTTCCTTTGTCTTCGCGAACCTCGCGTAGTCGGCTATCGTTGGTGCCCAGCTCAAGGGCATGGCAATTACTAGGTCTAAAGCTATAAGGAGTGGCAGGCCTCCCTCTCCGGGCTTGTTCCAGAGCTCTAAGAACGAGTACTTGGAGAATATCACGTACAGCAGCCAGATGCTGAGCACTCCTAAGAGAGCGACTGAAACTTTCTCTAGCCACCTCCACTTCTCGGGTCCTACAAGTGTCCAGACCGTAACTAGAATACCTAGGATGATCACCCAAGCGGAGTATGTTCCTGGGAAAATGGCATCTAGGGCCTTGGCACCTACAAGTAGCATTATCGCCGTCCATCCTATGAGCTGGAGGTAATTAAGAATCGATGGTAGCACAGAACCTCTTCCCCCAAGGGGCCCCCTAGATAAAACCATCGTAGGCAATCCAGTTTCCTGACCCTCCACAGCTATCAAGCTCATAACGGCGTTACCTAAGAGGTGTCCAATGATTATCACCAGAAGGGCCTGCTTGAGGGAGAGGTAAGGCGTTAACAGTGCCCCGGCCCATATCACTGCTATTCCAAAGTCCGCTCCGAACCATATTGAAAAGTTACTCCAAAAGTCGAATATTTTATCCCTAACTGGCTTTATCTCGTACATCCTCACTCACCCCCAATATCCCAGAATATCAACTCAAACTTTGAGACCTCAAGGAATACCTCCTTTGCCTTTCTTCTCTCAAACTCTCCATGCTGCTCAGCGAGCTCGTTGAGAATTGACCCAAGTTTTCTCACATACTCTCCAAATTCTTCAGAGCTCCAGTGGTCTATAAACTCCTGATATGGGCTCTTCTCCTTTTGGTGGCTTTTGACCCAGGACCAAGCCTCATAGTACGCTTTCTCCTCACAGTAAAACGCCGTAAATCCCTCCAAGAAGCTTCCCAGGCTTGCAACGTTCAGGAGGTAGTTTACGTAGGCCTTTGCCCTCCAGTCAATCTCTCCCTCTAGTGAGATGCCGAGAGCTCTAGCTTTAGACTCGAACATCTCGAGCTCCTTCGATATGTAGTAGATAGACTCTGCGAAGAATTGAAGGAGATTGTCGGGAGCTTTAGCCATTAAGATTGCCATGAACCTCAACGCGTTCTTCACGAAGTAGTAGTCGTTTACAAGCCATTTAGCAAAGTTTTCCTGGGGAAGCCTGTTCTCTGCTATCCTAATGAGGAAATTATGAGGTAAGAACTCGCTCCAGATGGGTCTTGCTTCCCTTAAAAGCTCCTCAGAAAACATCTCCACCCCTCCAAGCCATCTCCCAGAATGCTAACTCAAATTTGCTTCCCGTGATGAATATCCTTTTCATTCTCTCGTAGTCCCCAGGATGTCCATCTATGAGTTCCCTCAGCCTTTTAACAAGCCCTAAGTACTCGTCGCTCAGGTAAACCTGGGCCCACTCCCTATAAATCTCGTTTTCATTGTTCTTGAGGGCGTCTATGTGATATTCAGCTATCTCAGCATAGCTCCAGAAGCACGGCAACAACGCAGTCAACCCTTCAACCCAGCTCCCCTTATACGCCGTGGAGAGCATGAAGTCCATGTAGGCGGAGTTTACTAGAGTTGGCTCGGTTTTTACTGCATCCTCAAGTGTAAACCCTAGCTTATTAAGCAACTCCTCATAGTTCTTCATCTCCGTGGTTATCTCCTCCCTCGCCAGCTCAAGTATCTCGGCCATTATTGGATACTCAGCTTTAGATGCTATAACCGAGAGTGCCCTAGTTAGACCTACGAGGTAGTTGAAGTCCTGAAGAACGTAGAACTTGAACTTCTCGATTGGTAAATCTCCCCCGTAAAGGTGAACGACGAAGGGATGCTCAAAAATTCTCCTCCATATGGCATCGGCCTCCTTCCTGAGCCTCTCAGTCACCATTAGGCTCACCAGAAATTCCTAACTCCAGAATTTTATAACCTTTTTGTTGAATTTTAAAACCTAGTTATATACTGGAGCAAAAAATAACGATCAGCGCTCATACGTCCCAACTAGCTCGGCCTCGGCGATAACGTGCCCTTTCATGGCCTCTTCCAGTTCCTTTCTAGTAGATCCTGGGGCCAAATTTAGGGTTATGTCGAGGGCATAGACCTTAAAGTGGTAGTGGTGAACCCCATGTCCTGGAGGAGGGCAGGGGCCGTCATAGCCTATCCTCCCGAAGTCGTTAATGCCTTGAATCATTTTCACCGGACTCTCTACTTCACCTTTTTTGGGAATGCCTTCGGGGATCTCCTTAACTGGAGGGATGTCCCAAGCTATCCAATGCGTGAAAGTTCCCCTGGGAGCATCAGGGTCGTCAACTATTATGACGAGAGATTTTGCATTTTCAGGAATGTTCGAAATGTAGAGGGGAGGGTTAATGTTAATACCGTCACATGTATACTTTTTTGGAATTGGCTCATTCTCCTGAAAAACTGATGAAATTGAAAACTTTGACTCGCTCTTTTCTCCCAAACAGCCAGATAGGAGTACAACAGTCATTAAAATTAGGGGAATTACTCTCTTCATATTTCATCACCTAAAATATCCCTCACAGAAATTCTGACTTCCTTTATCTTGGCTTTAAGGGCCCAGGAATCCTTTATCATTGTGAAAACTATCGTGTCCCTGTCCTGTGTTACCCTGACAACCGATGTTGCCAATTCCTCTATTACAGGGATGGGCCTCGTTGAAAGGTTCTCCATGAGATCAAGCTCAAAGAAGTAGAACGCAAGCCTGTTTTTATTAGTTATGTATGTCTTTATAGAATTTATAAGCTCAGAGGTTCCCATTGGAGTGTCGTTTAAAGCAAAGAGTCTATCCAAGCCGAACACAAGATCTATGAAGTTCTCCTTGGGAGAAACAGAATAAAATGCCTCCCTGTATCTACTTAAGTATACCCTTAAGTCAGTCTCAAACCTGAGCTTCTCGGCTATTCTTCCAACGTCATCCGAACCACCTATCTTTAGTATCTTGGAATTCTCAAGGTTAAGGTTACCTAGGATCAGTTCAAGATGCCTAGCGTATATAGGGAATGTATCTAATATGTCCTCAATTAATAGGGGGATATCGTTGGCCCTAGAGTACTCAATAAGGGAAAGTAAAAGGGCTTCAATCCCTAAGGAAGTTTGGTTCTCGACTATGACAGTTTCCCCGAACTTCTTATCTTTTATAACCTCCCACAGTAGTCCAAACTTCATTGCTTACCACCAACATCAACCGTTATCTCTTTTCCAACTAGTTCGGGATTTGGACTCTTGACTATATACAGATGAGCCCCTGTGGTGTAGGGTTTCGTATTCACTATTGTACTTGCTATTCTACTCAGCTCCACCCTTGCTATGCTCGGGAGTGCGTTGAATATCCTCTCATTAATTAGGTAAACTGATTTCCTATTTTTATTTCCAAGGGCTTTTTGAATCTCGAATATTGCCAAATAGAGCTCTTGTGGTGTTGTTAGCCTGCTGAGGACTGATTCCACTCCCACAGATATTGTTATACATTCTTTAAATTTTGAAAAAACCTTGTCCATAGTTTCCCTGTACTCCTTGAGATAAACCCTAGGATCTGGATGGTATCTTATCTTCGCAATAACGTTTCCAACGTTGATACTTCCTCCGGTTTTTACGACATAAACGGTATTGGTGTCAAAACTTACCCCAAGAGCTTCAAGGTGGGAAACTATGATGGGAAATGCGTCAAAGTTGTCGTCTATAATCACTGGGACCCCTTTTGATTTCGCATACTCGACTATTTGAAGAATTGTAAACTCGGGAACGTATGAGGGCGGGTACTTTATTAGGACTACTTCCCCATATTTTACTCCGTCCAAAAGCCCCTCTAATATATCCAATAGACCCCACCAAATGTATATTAATGACTAGGGGTATAAATTTATTGCACCGCCTTTTCCGTATTCTCCGATACTTCATATAGAGATTCCCAATCGACACAATGATCAGAAGCTCTAACTGTTTTCATATGCTTCCTGCAGAGGCCATAGCTCAGAACACAGGAATCTATATACCCAAACCACCTGCACGTTCTGCACGACTTCATGTAACCACCAAAGGTAAAAATAAAAGGGAGTATTTATCCTTTATGTCTCCCTGAAGAGTCCGTACTTCTTCGGGTCATAGAAAGGCGGAGTTACAGTCACTGCCTTCTTCCTCTGTCCCCTTATGTCAACCTCAATTTCAATTCCAGGCTTCGCATACTCCTCTTTGACGAATGCTATTCCGATTCCTATGCCTAGGAGCGGCGAAAGCGTTCCGCTTGTGACTTCACCTATGAGCTCCCCATTGGCGTAAACCTTGTAGCCTTCTCTC encodes the following:
- a CDS encoding TenA family protein produces the protein MFSEELLREARPIWSEFLPHNFLIRIAENRLPQENFAKWLVNDYYFVKNALRFMAILMAKAPDNLLQFFAESIYYISKELEMFESKARALGISLEGEIDWRAKAYVNYLLNVASLGSFLEGFTAFYCEEKAYYEAWSWVKSHQKEKSPYQEFIDHWSSEEFGEYVRKLGSILNELAEQHGEFERRKAKEVFLEVSKFELIFWDIGGE
- the tenA gene encoding thiaminase II — protein: MVTERLRKEADAIWRRIFEHPFVVHLYGGDLPIEKFKFYVLQDFNYLVGLTRALSVIASKAEYPIMAEILELAREEITTEMKNYEELLNKLGFTLEDAVKTEPTLVNSAYMDFMLSTAYKGSWVEGLTALLPCFWSYAEIAEYHIDALKNNENEIYREWAQVYLSDEYLGLVKRLRELIDGHPGDYERMKRIFITGSKFELAFWEMAWRGGDVF
- a CDS encoding YbhB/YbcL family Raf kinase inhibitor-like protein yields the protein MKRVIPLILMTVVLLSGCLGEKSESKFSISSVFQENEPIPKKYTCDGININPPLYISNIPENAKSLVIIVDDPDAPRGTFTHWIAWDIPPVKEIPEGIPKKGEVESPVKMIQGINDFGRIGYDGPCPPPGHGVHHYHFKVYALDITLNLAPGSTRKELEEAMKGHVIAEAELVGTYER
- the cytX gene encoding putative hydroxymethylpyrimidine transporter CytX; the encoded protein is MYEIKPVRDKIFDFWSNFSIWFGADFGIAVIWAGALLTPYLSLKQALLVIIIGHLLGNAVMSLIAVEGQETGLPTMVLSRGPLGGRGSVLPSILNYLQLIGWTAIMLLVGAKALDAIFPGTYSAWVIILGILVTVWTLVGPEKWRWLEKVSVALLGVLSIWLLYVIFSKYSFLELWNKPGEGGLPLLIALDLVIAMPLSWAPTIADYARFAKTKEDAAWGTYLGHLAGSAFCYFLGALSNVAIKQPDPISIIAAYGLGIPAMLIVLVSTLNTTFMDIYSASITWKNVNPRANAKLHVILVGIVGTVLALIFPVDKYEAFLLLIGGAFVPLAAIMITDYFLVKKKYDADKLLSDESVKVSGIIAWVMGFLLYLGLTMESLVGVHIPGLSSIGNQIGASIPVFVTSAVLYYILERWLR
- the thiE gene encoding thiamine phosphate synthase; the protein is MSFKKYLKLYVITDRRLKPEVESVRQALEGGATAIQMRIKDAPTREMYKMGRELRKLTREYDALFFVDDRIDVALAVDADGVQLGPEDMPIEVAKEIAPSLLIGASVYSLEEALDAEAKGADYLGAGSVFPTKTKSDVRVIGLEGLRRIVESVSIPVVAIGGINRENAREVLKTGVDGIAVISAVMGADDVKRATEELRKIVEEVLG
- the thiM gene encoding hydroxyethylthiazole kinase, yielding MIREALKLVRKKRPLVHNITNFVVMNSTANALLAIGASPVMAHAQEELEEMIGIADSVVINIGTLDKFWIDSMIKATKVANDLNKPIVLDPVGAGATRLRTETALKILELGVTVLRGNFGEISALLGEHGKTRGVDSAEYNEEKAKELALKAAEEFSTVVAVTGKVDYVSDGKRVYAVYNGHEMLGRVTGTGCMVSAITGAFIAVVEPLIGAVSAIATFGIAAEKAYEEAKTPGSFHVRLYDWLYLLKPEDVEKLARVREIEL
- a CDS encoding DUF257 family protein; this translates as MKFGLLWEVIKDKKFGETVIVENQTSLGIEALLLSLIEYSRANDIPLLIEDILDTFPIYARHLELILGNLNLENSKILKIGGSDDVGRIAEKLRFETDLRVYLSRYREAFYSVSPKENFIDLVFGLDRLFALNDTPMGTSELINSIKTYITNKNRLAFYFFELDLMENLSTRPIPVIEELATSVVRVTQDRDTIVFTMIKDSWALKAKIKEVRISVRDILGDEI
- a CDS encoding DUF257 family protein — protein: MDILEGLLDGVKYGEVVLIKYPPSYVPEFTILQIVEYAKSKGVPVIIDDNFDAFPIIVSHLEALGVSFDTNTVYVVKTGGSINVGNVIAKIRYHPDPRVYLKEYRETMDKVFSKFKECITISVGVESVLSRLTTPQELYLAIFEIQKALGNKNRKSVYLINERIFNALPSIARVELSRIASTIVNTKPYTTGAHLYIVKSPNPELVGKEITVDVGGKQ